The following coding sequences lie in one Gemmatimonadaceae bacterium genomic window:
- a CDS encoding DUF350 domain-containing protein, with protein MTVFDNLGSNFIAAVVFALLGVILFVVGFMIFDKITPGSLWKELLEDQNTALGVLMAGVAIAIAIIIAAAIH; from the coding sequence ATGACCGTCTTCGACAATCTGGGTTCCAACTTCATCGCGGCCGTCGTCTTCGCATTGCTCGGGGTCATCCTGTTCGTGGTCGGCTTCATGATCTTCGACAAGATCACTCCAGGCAGCCTGTGGAAGGAGCTGCTCGAAGATCAGAATACGGCGTTGGGCGTTCTCATGGCCGGTGTGGCGATCGCCATCGCCATCATCATCGCCGCGGCGATTCATTGA
- a CDS encoding DUF4178 domain-containing protein gives MTGRTAVCPNCGAEITFRWSGAVQTTCPACHSVLVRHDVDLERVGAVGDVPLSMSRIQLGTEGSYKGKPFVAVGRIVYEYERGHWSEWHIRFGDATSAWLSDAQTEYAITTQVENPGTLPAAGTCKPGQQLTLPGGSYSVAVITHALYSGVEGELPFEYWDKLQVEFVDLKGSGDRFATIDYSDAAPVLYTGEYVTFESLRLKNLRDPAADEGPQIAGVKGLNCPQCGAAIEIRSGHLAQTVACPSCTAILDARDPNLAVLEKAQDRLNRATPAIPLGTSGVLGNERWQAIGFQLRGVVVEGVTYSWREYLLWNAEHGFRYLTEYDGHWNDVVVLKGAPKETLIDGRRQAEYDGTVFKHFQSANAETLFVLGEFPWEARTGDKVEDADFVAPPYMLSSERTSDEVTWSLGTYTPPEKIAQAFKLPPLPTPRGVFANQPNPRSGAAGALKGTFFLLAAVLLVLAVARFMTARNESVFTQSYEYGGSGDTAAYVTPVFTLGGHTSNVELDIRTSLSNAWAYYNLALLDENGGPGFDFGREVSYYFGVDDGEAWHEGSAEDKVVLPSVPPGRYYLRVALDRDAGAGPFSYTLAVKRDVPRIWPFLAALALLAVPVLFSAFGSVNFEYNRWRESDHPWVTTSSDSDDDDDQ, from the coding sequence GTGACCGGTCGAACTGCCGTCTGCCCGAACTGCGGCGCCGAGATCACGTTTCGCTGGTCCGGCGCCGTACAGACGACGTGCCCCGCGTGCCACTCGGTCCTGGTCCGCCACGACGTGGACCTCGAGCGAGTCGGCGCCGTCGGCGACGTGCCACTCTCCATGTCGCGCATCCAGCTCGGCACCGAGGGGTCGTACAAGGGCAAGCCGTTCGTCGCCGTCGGACGCATCGTCTACGAGTACGAGCGCGGGCATTGGAGCGAGTGGCACATCCGCTTCGGCGACGCGACGAGCGCCTGGCTCAGCGACGCGCAGACGGAATACGCGATCACGACGCAAGTCGAAAATCCCGGAACGCTGCCGGCGGCCGGAACGTGCAAGCCGGGCCAGCAGCTTACGCTTCCCGGCGGCTCGTACAGCGTCGCGGTGATCACGCACGCCCTCTACTCCGGCGTCGAAGGCGAGCTTCCGTTCGAGTACTGGGACAAACTGCAGGTCGAGTTCGTGGATCTCAAAGGATCCGGCGATCGGTTCGCGACGATCGACTACAGCGACGCCGCGCCGGTCCTCTACACAGGCGAATACGTCACGTTCGAGAGCCTGCGGCTCAAGAACCTTCGCGACCCGGCAGCCGACGAGGGTCCGCAGATTGCGGGCGTCAAAGGGCTCAACTGTCCGCAATGCGGCGCGGCGATCGAGATCAGGAGCGGCCACCTCGCGCAGACGGTTGCGTGCCCGTCGTGTACGGCGATCCTCGACGCGCGCGATCCTAATCTCGCGGTATTGGAAAAAGCGCAGGACCGGCTGAATCGCGCGACGCCGGCCATCCCGCTCGGCACATCCGGCGTACTCGGAAACGAGCGCTGGCAGGCGATCGGGTTTCAGCTGCGCGGCGTCGTCGTCGAAGGAGTCACCTACTCCTGGCGCGAGTACTTGCTCTGGAACGCCGAGCACGGCTTTCGCTATCTCACGGAATACGACGGGCACTGGAACGACGTCGTCGTGCTCAAGGGGGCGCCGAAAGAGACGCTGATCGACGGCCGACGACAGGCCGAATACGACGGAACGGTCTTCAAGCATTTCCAGTCCGCGAACGCCGAGACCCTCTTCGTGCTCGGCGAGTTCCCGTGGGAAGCACGCACGGGAGACAAAGTCGAGGACGCGGACTTCGTCGCGCCGCCCTACATGCTCTCGTCCGAGCGAACGTCCGACGAAGTCACGTGGTCGCTCGGGACGTACACGCCGCCGGAGAAAATCGCGCAGGCGTTCAAGCTTCCACCTCTTCCGACGCCGCGCGGCGTCTTCGCCAATCAGCCCAATCCACGGTCGGGCGCCGCGGGCGCGCTCAAAGGAACGTTCTTCTTGCTGGCCGCGGTGTTGCTCGTGCTCGCGGTTGCCCGCTTCATGACCGCGCGCAACGAGTCGGTGTTCACGCAGTCGTATGAGTACGGTGGAAGCGGGGACACCGCGGCGTACGTGACGCCCGTGTTCACGCTTGGCGGCCACACGTCGAACGTCGAGTTGGACATTCGCACGAGCCTCTCGAATGCGTGGGCGTACTACAACCTCGCGTTGCTGGACGAGAACGGCGGTCCGGGCTTCGACTTCGGGCGAGAAGTGTCGTACTACTTCGGCGTCGACGACGGCGAGGCATGGCACGAAGGATCCGCGGAGGACAAGGTGGTCCTGCCGTCGGTGCCGCCCGGGCGCTACTACCTTCGCGTCGCGCTGGACCGCGACGCCGGCGCGGGGCCGTTTTCGTACACGCTGGCCGTGAAACGCGACGTGCCGCGTATTTGGCCATTCCTCGCCGCGTTGGCGTTGCTCGCCGTGCCGGTGCTGTTCTCGGCGTTCGGTTCCGTGAACTTCGAGTACAATCGTTGGCGCGAGAGCGATCACCCGTGGGTAACCACGTCGTCCGACTCGGACGACGACGACGACCAGTGA
- a CDS encoding S-adenosylmethionine decarboxylase — MRRKTGVSGVEWVIDARGCDPSKLTDLASLKELVDGIVDDLSLNVVGEPLWHTFPGAGGVTGLCLLSESHLAIHTFPEHASLCLNVFCCRPRGEWDVEARLRRHVVASDVDITKIQRTYAELTDPVPLP, encoded by the coding sequence GTGCGGCGCAAAACAGGCGTGAGCGGCGTCGAGTGGGTCATCGACGCGCGTGGCTGTGATCCATCGAAGCTGACCGACCTGGCTTCGTTGAAGGAGTTGGTCGACGGCATCGTCGACGACTTGTCGCTCAACGTCGTCGGCGAGCCGCTCTGGCACACATTCCCGGGCGCGGGGGGCGTCACGGGGCTGTGCCTTCTCTCCGAGTCGCACCTCGCGATCCACACGTTTCCCGAGCACGCGTCGCTCTGCCTGAACGTGTTCTGCTGCCGCCCACGCGGCGAATGGGACGTCGAGGCTCGGCTTCGACGGCACGTGGTCGCGAGCGACGTGGACATCACGAAGATCCAACGCACCTACGCCGAGCTGACTGACCCCGTCCCCCTCCCGTGA